AGTGTTACAATGAACATTGAATTCCATCGgtactctaattttttttgaaagacaTCTATAATTAATATTCATGTTCCACGTATATTTAAACATAGATATAAGATATGCTTTCTTAAAAGTTTGTTTTTATCCAATCTGGTCAAAACCAACAAAAGTGTTTGATAGAAACGAGAAGGACAAACAGACAAAACTTTGACAACTCACATGTTGtgttgtgttttaattatattttttatagccTATAGTCTAGATTATGATTGCATGGCCTGTTTTCTTATACGAAACCATAGTTTCTACATCGAACCGAcatttttaaggttaatttcTGCTCTAATTAGTCcttatttttttggaaaatttgttgatttaatctttgtattttaatttaatcattttagtgattatatttttcaaattttaaaatttcaatattaatcaaacaataattgttaaattcagtAAGTTTTACTATTTCAAATATGATGTggtaaacatattatcatatgtgtaataatatgtcaactaattatttcaaaattcaaaatataggGACTTAAAATGATCCAATTGAAGAATACAAATTAAATCCGTAACTATACGCATAGTACAGGACtgttaattgaatttaactaaacGAACTCGACTGCTACGTACTATTTGGGTtatgactaaatttcaaaatttgaaaagtacaggaataaaattgatcaaattaataggataatttaacttttttaatgaattaaaaaatataaccaTGGAAAcattcttcattgaactttgtTGTTCAATTCAGATTCAAAGATTAAGTATTTTCTACTCTTTAAGTTCTCTCGTGACTATCCTACAGACTGTATTCACATgtcttgttatatatatatatatatgcatgtatgtatgtatatgggTAAAGTAGGCtagtagtcacccaactattagtaaatttctttttagtcacacaactatgaaaaattataaaataatcactaaactatttaagTTATCATTTTTTGTCCCCAGCTGgcaaacataaaaatagaaacacccaaaaattcatgatagttgagtgaccaaaaaaaatttactaattgttggatgatgattttataatttttcatagttgGGTGGCCAAAAAGAAATTCTAATAATTGGATGACTACTTAGATAGTTTACCCTCAAAACCCTTACTATAAATTAAGTGCAGGTGTATTACTTAGCATTGGGTTTGAAATAGTTTTTTTGAGGCAAGAAAAATGGCTAAGGTTAGTGAGAAACTTATGGTATATTGCTTGGTAGCAATATTTGTGGTCATTGCAATGGTGGAAGGAGCTAAAGGGGCAACCATATGTAACATTCCATCGAGTAGGTTGAACCTTTGCCGGCCGGCGGTCACCGGGAGATACCCTCCACCACCGACCAAGCAATGCTGTCTTTTGATAAAACATGCCGACTTGAATTGTCTTTGCAACTTCAAGGATGCTCTTCCTGCCTTCAATATCAACCCTTCTCGCGCATTTGCATTGCCTAAGAAGTGCAAATATAATCTTCACATACCACCAAAATGCAGGGGTAAGTTCTTGGGGAAATAGTTTTGTTGAgggttaaaagtttttaaagtgTGATCTATATTGAACAGTCTGTCGTAGTGTAAGTGGTATTATGTTCCTTAAGTGGTAACCTGTATGTCAATGGTAACCCCACTAAGGGCGAGACGCTCATGACCCTTGGTGGGTGGTTGTGTGCCCAAGTACGGTCGAGGCACTTCTTTTATGAACCGTTTACAGCTTTTGGCTAGGGATGGTAAAAAAATCCGAATCCAACGAGTTTCGACCCCAGCCGATCCGTTAGGATTGAAagttttttggaaaattaggtTCGAGGCAAGTTAGGTCAAGTTTAAGGTAAAACTACTGCATTCCgagatatttacaaaattaccccatatatataatattaaattttaagcttaaaaaaagataaatcaattaaaaatgtaatattatttccttcaaaatgaaaaacaaaacaattaaattaaattcgaaTCGGATCGGATCGGATCGGATTAAATTAGAATCGGATCTcttattaaatttcaagtttagagcaatttttttcttaaaaatcgaGATCGGGACAGATTGGTCAAGCTTCGAGTTGACACAGAACATCCCTACTTGTGATAGAGTCAAGGACAAAACCCGAATCAAGAGACAAGTTTGTAAATCATTGTTTTCTTGTTTGATAACATTAATAGTGGGGACAGTTTTGGTTTCTAACTGATATGTCTTGTTCTTTTGCAGGCTGAAGCACACTCGAATGTTCCCTCATTATCTGCTGAAGATTTTTTTTGGACCCTGCTTAGATCTTATATGTATTGACATTGTGTTCTTTGAGTTTTTCGTCTTTCTTGCAATAATCATTtcagttttcttcttattatttttggtcATGTCCTTAATGATTGTATTGTTCATGAATGTTACTCGAATTCGAGTTTCGATATTTTATAAAGATTTTGATATATCAGTTCACAGAAATTTAATCGTAACCCAAACACAAGCAATTAAATccatttgattaaatttaattactaatctTGTACTACGtgtataattgtaaatttagccCATGTTCTTCAATTAAATCGTTCTAAATCTTTATActtgtcaaattttgaaatttcaatatttaacgCAAATGATAGTCGTTAATctattgattgaatttttaataaaaaatgagaaaataatattCGACGtgatattacatatatgataatttgatgtattatattttagaaataacataacttaatatatttaaaatttaaaaatacaaagttagaaaaacataaaattatatctaCAACTTTCACAAATTACAAGAATTTTTACAAAGCAGACAATGTCACATGCAGCAATAGGTTACACTATAATACAtacaaaacaaagaaatcaaTGCAAATATAGATTGAAATcctatacttttaaaaattaaaatttagtccttatacttatatttctagaaatttaatcctctactttttgtatttcaaaattcaggttcagctaatttttttgttaaattttgggttattgacaacattttttaattacatagcTACCAAATgagtacttttttttatatttcagaATCCAATAgcaacaaatttaacaacaaaagAATTAACAGGATTAACAGTTagacctgaattttaaaatctgaaaagtaaggacgaaattcctaaaaatacaagtacagggactaaattcctaattttCGAAAAGTCGCATCTAACCATGGAATTTACATACACTTTGAGTTATCATATCCTCAAGGTCACTGATGAGTTTCAACAAACAGAGGGACTCACTCTGGTTTAGCTTTTACATTCTGTTTCGCCTCTATAGCTGGTTTAACTGCCAACCGAAAAACCCAAACCGCTAACAAAGTCGCCTCTATCGGAGCGAGCCAGTATACGAGTATATGTTCCTTCGAGATATGATCTCCACGAGCATAAGCCCATCCCATTAcctacatgttttaaataataaaaaaaagagtttgaCCGTTAGGTTCTGTTATCGACCACATCGATCGGGACTAAGAAACGGTGGGTGCTTACAGAGGCAGGGTTCATGCATCCACCAGTGAGATTAGAGCCAAGAATATGAAGAGTTAACTTGGAGATGCTTGCGATCCACGTCTTCATAAAGAAACTGCTAGGGATCTTGGTAGTAAGCCCGAGCGAGATGATGACAATTGCAAATGTTAAGAATCCTTCAGTTAATGCACCTTGATGGATATCGACATTCAAACGTGGCCCGGATCCAATCCCCGGAAAGATCTGGATAATGAGCTTAACCCCAGTAATAGATCCAATTAcctgaaaaggaaaaaaaaaccatacATAACAACATATCAAAGTGCAATGAAGTAAAAGCTGTTTTTCATCTATCATACAATCAACATTTGAGATCATAAATAGCTTTGGCAACATACACTGATCAACCGAAACATAGTTCAAAAATGTTCGGTTTATGGTCGTGTGAGAAACCATGTTACAAGTCATGTCAAAAACCTAAAAGAATGATGTACTAAGCAAAGCCAAAGGGCTAACGTAAAACAACGGTTTGTTCCCCTATCACTATTAGGAGTGCAAATGAAACACTGGTGACAGCAAGCTACTCGATTCGATAATTATCGAGCCGAGCTTGAACTCAAGCAACTCAAGCTATCGAACGAGTCAAATTCGAGCTTAGTAATACTTGATTTGAACAGCTCCTGAGCCTTATcgagcttttcatattttatattattaaattacattattacccttaatatatattattaaccctaAGCTTAATTTTTGGGCAGAGCTCGAGCTTAATTACAAAAATCGTTAAATGAGTAGCTCAATTATATCTCAAACTGAAAAACAGATGTTCTATCAAGCTCAAGCCAAGTATCGAGCTTAAAATTTCAAGTGGAGCTCGAGTTTGACAGTATTCAAGCTCAGCTCACTTACACCCCTATTCACTATTAAGCATGTTTAGATTCTTGTCTAAAGAGAAACAACATTCTTTGAACAACCATGTACAAACAACAGATACCATACATATAAAATACCAGACACTTGGCTTGTAAATCCAAATCCTTGGTAAGTTTGGTAAGAACAAACAACATTATAGTTCCCTAAGTACTTGATGCAGACATGAAATGAGATAAACAATGGCAGTAGATTCAGTAAAAGTATGATGGAAGCCCTGTGCTAgaagtcagattgcattttgcccctttattcaaaaaataagcATAAATGGTACATGGCGTGTCACATGTCACTCTATGATATTTCTTCATCCACGCCAATTTTTATCAGTATAAATGAATGaaacttttaacaaaaaagatcaatttgctctttaatgCAATGTACAGACACTAGTAAAGGGagcaaaatataattcaactTCTAATTCAAGGCCTCCATAGTACTTTTTTACCAATTTTCAGGACTAGTTTGCTTTAGTAGAGCAAAATGGAATCCCCCCCCCAATGGTTACCTAGTGGATTCTAACAAAGTATCATGCACCAAGGCACAAAATCCAAACATCAACAAACAGGAAACATCAAAAGAAATCTAAAATTCAGAATTAACCTAAACATCAAcaatgtatataatttaatcattaaatatacatataatttgttGTAAAAAGACATTAACCTGAGCGGGAATTCTGGCCCCAACAGTGAAAAGGAAGTGGGCGAAACCACCAGACACGGCGGAGGCTAAAACAGTCAAAGGATTATAAGCGCCGCCATTAGTGACCTTACCCAAGAAGGCGAAGAAGAACATGTTGATAACGGATAAAGAATTCTTCACAAATTCAGCCTTGGGTTGGTAATCAATCCCTAAAATTTGATTCACCAACAGCTTTATCAGAAAATTAGACCATACCCACATCAAGGAGATGATAAAATCGTATATAATCACCCCCCTCTTgcccatcttttttttttttctttctttttgaaatttcagtttctATTTGATCATATACAGATTTCCATTTAGCGCTTTTCTTTCAACTCTTTGTTTAAAGCTGACAAATTTCTCCAAACAAGGAACTTTCATGGAAAATTCTGCGAATGTTTTTTTATATGGGTTAATTGCAAACATAATCCTccattttttgtaaaagttcTAAATTCGTCTCTGAACATTTAACCGTTAGCCATCTTgttaaatttttggtaaaaatatgcTATTAGTTCTTGTACATTGACAAAATGTgagatttagtccctttataaaatattaacaaaagacaataaaatattactttggTTAAAGGtagtaaagataaaatgagAGTCGTAatattttgggttcaaatctctTTATACACGTATTTTCTAAATTCtatataaaatgaaagaataaaaatatctttaaaataatttttataaataattcaccattaaattaataattgattaAGGATGacatcaatttaacaaaaaaatcttaaataatatatcaatGCTAAATATTTTGGtcgcaaaattttaaaattaaattattatacgACATGATTAATAGCGAAAAATAtgatatgataattaaattaaattaattattatttaatgtgattaaattaaattaaaatgttatatattgtaattaaattaaggtAATAGTGGGtatcataattatataaaacCAACTCCTAAGCGAGTTTTTAGTAGTTAATAAGGATATTTTAggtaacataaaaaattaataggatATTTTAGGTAGTATCAAAAATCAATAGAGATAATTTATTCCTTAGAACTTAATAcgggaatttttttttaaaggtaaaatCATTAGTTCATTCATTGAATGGAACCATACAattcagagaaaaaaatagcaaatacTCGTCGTAGATAGTGAAGGACAAGCTCTTTCAACACAACAACGACTTTAGCCTTAACATCAAAAGAACATTATGACACACTGATAATTGgctttgtcacaactcaagcacgacGTATCTAgagtgattgcaagcacttaatacgATAAGGAAATCAACCCTAGATGGTCCAAAGCAGCGagcaaaaatcgacaaaagaatcgagcattcaccaaactagagaggaTGATAACAAAATCATCCgtaaaatcacttgtaaaactaagaTTACATGCATAAGCAAGACTAAAAAACGTATAACAAGCGtagacaaaaacttctaaaactaaaaacttattaagtaatggaaaaacaaacaaaaaaaacatataaaatttaagacaaCATGGGTCCAAATCGACATTtgaaatcattaattattctgaaatactctcaaaacaGAAATAGATTAAGAAGTTGACAAAGAGCCACCCACTTTTCAAGACCGTCATCTAtccatcacaacttgtgaagacaacaaagatatccacaaaatatatttgtaaattgaaAAGAGAGAAGACATGTGTAGTGAATGAGAAAagatattcataaaatttaatttatttttaaatatatatattataagaagAAGACCTTCAAAGCTTTTTAGAAagatttagataaaattaaaaattgttttagatGATTGAATAAATATAAGGACATGTCCAAATCATAAAACTGATGTTCAAAGCTCTTCAGCTCAAATCGAGATCTTGTGTTTAgaaacatatataaaatcatttggAAACTTTTATGGGGTGATCGGAGGTGTTTGGGGTCTAATATAAGTTTTGGGGAgttcaaaacaaccaaaacaatGCAAGGGAGTCTATCCAAGGGCAATGTGTCGATACCTATACCCAAGGTTTTGGTGCCTTAGTTTGGAATTGTAGCATTTTGACTACTCTCATTGATCtctcaaatattatttattatggttcaattcaattcaattcaatcattctTTTGGGGTTATGGACTGATTCAACCCGTCAATCTAATCTAATGTAAACAATCATGATTATCAATTTTATATGTTGAACtacataaatttaaagtttgagtCTCGACCCGTGACACTACCACCAACATAACCACAGATTATGtaactttttgttttaaaataattttgtaactcattaaaaaaaatggggTTTATGATTTGCATGGTAAGGCCCAGTTGAAACTTGCTGCTTGGATATCTTCTTGGTATCCATAACAAAGTATTAGCTATCTATTCAAGGGTATGGCTTGGAtaccttttaaatttaagtgaaatttaAGTTAACTCTTGTttgccgattgagtcttagttcgattggtatagatattgttgtcaatataggAGGATGTGAGCTCGATTGCGTTGAAGCgcttatcttcctatttatcgGTTGGAGGGCTATGGGTTGTGTCAAAAATAACAGATATGACCAAAACACCTTTATtcgaaaattattaaaaatattaaatcaacttaaaattaatattttcaatgatttaatttgtttaagtaCGTTCGataattgattataaaaaaataaactatagattttttcaatgaaaaaaatgtgaaaaatgatAAGTAGATAAGAagctacttatcacttaatgttgaatttttaattcgattattttattttatttcttttgacgttaccctttaaataatttacctttaaaattttaactattacaTTTATCAAACAGTCTAATTATATTTTCCAGGCATCAAAAAGCACCTTACTTGggattttaattgttaaaattaaggaaaaataacttatttggccctctttataaaaaaaatttattttagccctctatttattttttcgcCTTTTTTAGCCGTTGAACTTGTATTGTTAGTTAAATCGccctaaaataaatgaaaaaaattaattgtctGTTAACTTTACTGACGTGGCATCCATGTGACAATCGACATGTATGACACGTTAacaattaattgttttttttaatttaaaaatattaaaaaatatattttatatacttttaataatttttaattttttaaataactttataatttttttaattttccaaattaaaaaaattaattaattgttatcaTGGCAATCCATGTGTATATCgcatcaacaaaattaacataCGTTAACTCTTTCATCTATTTATggaataatttgataaataacacaaatttaaagactaaaagGGACAAAAAATTTGGATAAGAAACACAAAAGTCTATTCTTGTAATATCGTCTCAATagttgattgagttttagttcgattgATATGGGTATTTTTGTCAATGCAATAAGACGTGAATTTGAGTGtgctgaaacgcattatcctcctatttatgagttggtgAAGCTATAAATAATTCTAAGCATTacgttaaaaaaaataatccagataaattatttcaatatatatacagaAATATATATGTGCCAAAAACCTGACAGCATATCTCAGTATACAGAAATAACTAACACATGCTAAACCATgtgctttttatttattatgaaatataaagaCTATGATTTCCTAGAGTTATAAACCTAtggttttaacattaatttttaaattactaaataattattcaacatGCACCTACCCGTATACAAAAATATTTCCGGCAATAATTAGGGTTGTCGATTGAGTCATATCTCGATTGAAAtaggtattattattattgtaggAGGATGTGGGCTCGAGTACACTGAatcacattatcctcctatttaagggagGGGAGAGAATATTTTGGTTGAATGCACAcaaaagttttatatatatatatatatatatatatatattagtatttactcccttaaataggaggaaaaatacattttaacatACTCGAACTCACATCCTCTTACATAAGCAACAATGCTGATACCACTCAACCTAAGAccattcaattcaatatataCCTCTTTTAAACATagtacatacatacttatttaatattggaccaattattataatttttttatgaattttcatcacttaatattttatttatttttatttatactaatattataatatcaaaatcaatgaAGTGGTCCTCACGATTTGGGTTGTTTCTATATTAcccaaaaacaatcaaattttctttgaataattcaaaacaatatatatatatatatatatatgggaaaAAAAGTAAAGTAGGTGTCTTGGAACGTATCCCTTAAAATTAGTGTCACCATCATTTGCCCTTTGAACAAGTCTTTTTGTATTTAAGGCACCTTCCTACTTACACCTGTTTTGATAAGATTGATTTAGGGTAAAATTTGTCAcaagtccttgtatttttaaaattttaagaatttagtccttatatttttatttttatgatttcgAAATTCAGGTCCAACTGTTAatctttttgttaaattcaagttatttacaaagttattgttttaattacatAGCTACCGAATGTCAACAGCAACAAATTTAGCCGTGTTAATAATTggacatgaattttaaaatctaaaactagaggactaaattgaaatactttaatcatttatttattcttattataaaatgattttggattatttatttgtatgtatATGACAAGTTGGGATAATATAAAGAGAAACTTCCTCCcacaataaaatatatcaaattatttattttacaatttagggCTTCAGCAATGCCTTTGACTATGGTTTTAAATTGATTAGGttgttaattataaattataattaggTAGGAGAATTAAGgaatataacattaaaactatataataaaatcgAGATTGTCAACTATTGGACTATACTCACcgaaattataaaatcaaattatctcaaaataaatgaaaaagttaactTTGTTGATCGACATACATGTAATCGtcactttaataattaattttttaattattatgatataataaatatgtagATAATGAATTATCATGTCACATTAAAGATGAAAAGTATGCTTTCATAAAGGTACATCAAAAAGCATGAAGTCTACTTTAAGATTATAAGTAGTGCAAAATTAGTTGTTGGGTAACCATCTAattgaacttttttttcttttagtgtCAACTATTTTGgtcaataaaattcatttttccacATATGAAAAGGATATAtttctactttatttttaatattatgattaaaatttatttaaaagtgttaTGGAGATTCCGTACTAGAAGTGAGAttagattataatttttatattaaaaaatacgtAAATTTCTATGTGCGTTAGGTTAAAGAGTAAGCTGAtccttttattaaaagttttatctatttttacaaCTAATTTCTGTACGTCAGTAGAAGGTACATATGGTATGCCATGAGTCactgtttagtttttttattgttacaaagggataaaattttcaaaagaaatgataaattgattttttttatctaacctACAATGgctaatttgtctattttttttttgcgtaGAAGGGACAAAGCGCAATCTGACTCCTAATACAAGAActttcatggtacttttacccacTTATATTGTATTCCCATTGAGAATGTCAATAGCAAATAATATTAtgtatctatattattattttaagtgttCGACTAAattggtgtcacaagttaactcgaCACCGTTTCAGTCaaggaaattattaaaataatcttacatattttaaataaattgtattattaCGAGGgtacttttgtattttttatttcttaaaaagatttgaaaatattgatatttaaacCCATACCACTAGTATCTATAAAATCTCTCCTTTACCACTTCAACCAAAGCTTTATTTTGATACGTTTACCCACATTAGTTGATTGAGTTAGTATCATTAGTCAACTCGATCATCGACTCTAGAAAGAtgataataacataataaacaaTCGAAatgcatttaatattcttaatccGATATAGTTAAATAcgtaattttcatatatatatatatatatatatatgtaaaagttgGGTCATTTTAAAATTCTCTTGGCTTTTACATAAAGCAACTTGCAATTAATAAAGAACTattggatttattttttatatatattttgcttTAGATTATTTAGTAAtgtctttaatagttttataataaCCAACAAAGGTAGAATGGTACAATTATTGCCTTTtctttaatataaacataaccAATGGTAccttttctccctttttttgtaattaatattttaatcatgcatgaaatcataattatcattataaagAGTCTAAAGATGAGTTGGTAAAGATAGAAATTCCTTTATATAATTCcattatcaaattttgaattgagataatctctttatatatatattagtataatttttttatatcgtTATGAGCTAGAAAATTTTtgggggccaaagtgtaattttattattactcttaatttgagatttaatcctcTACTTGCGTTGGGTTAActaaattatagagtaaaatgTAAAGGTTATAATATGTTCAAAGTACTTGTACTCttcatatatttggaatttaatctccatacttttattttcaaaattatttgatctctctactttttaatttttaaaatttaggtctatTTGTTAACACCGTTAAAATctttatgttaaatttgttggtgtgacattttgaattaaaaaaatactctATTGGTATCCATGTAatgaaaatgacattataaTAGACTTGAATTTAATAGAGAATTTTAACGGTGTTAACTGTTCTAAAATTCACCTTAGCATTTTAatcgaataaaatatttagaccAACTAAAGGCACTACAAAGTTGAAgaaccaaattatgtcaaaattaaaatatagatatttaaAGCTCACATTTGAGCGAAAtataggatcaaattgaaatttaaccactTTTATATAATCTTAAGAAAGTAGATGGATTAGAATTGAAATTGGCCATTATTTTCTcatgtcaaaagaaaaaaagaaaagaaaagaaaagtatgaataggtgtctaaattatatcaaaattaaagtataaaactaaatctcaaatttgagtGTAATATaggatcaaaattgaaatttaattatttttatataatcttaaaaagtatagggattaaaattaaaattaaccattATTTCCCTCATgtcaaaaggaaagaaaagaatggacaggtatcaaaattaaaatataaaatttgaacaaaatataagaacgaaaactgaaatttaaccattttatataatcataaaaagtAGAAAGTTTAGaattgcaatttaaccattgttttcttatgtataaaattaa
This sequence is a window from Gossypium raimondii isolate GPD5lz chromosome 5, ASM2569854v1, whole genome shotgun sequence. Protein-coding genes within it:
- the LOC105768508 gene encoding putative lipid-transfer protein DIR1 — protein: MAKVSEKLMVYCLVAIFVVIAMVEGAKGATICNIPSSRLNLCRPAVTGRYPPPPTKQCCLLIKHADLNCLCNFKDALPAFNINPSRAFALPKKCKYNLHIPPKCRG
- the LOC105768510 gene encoding probable aquaporin SIP2-1, which codes for MGKRGVIIYDFIISLMWVWSNFLIKLLVNQILGIDYQPKAEFVKNSLSVINMFFFAFLGKVTNGGAYNPLTVLASAVSGGFAHFLFTVGARIPAQVIGSITGVKLIIQIFPGIGSGPRLNVDIHQGALTEGFLTFAIVIISLGLTTKIPSSFFMKTWIASISKLTLHILGSNLTGGCMNPASVMGWAYARGDHISKEHILVYWLAPIEATLLAVWVFRLAVKPAIEAKQNVKAKPE